TATACCAGCACGTTTATTGTTGTTATATACGCCAAAGGCAATAGCGTTATTTTTTTTGCCCGCCAGCTGATAAAGGCCAGCCTTAACATCGGGCTTATTTTTTAATACTCTATAGCGCGCTGTGATGTTTTTACCGGCTTTTTGGACAACAGAAACAGTATCCTGCCCAACAGATATGGTGGATAGTGAAACAAAAAAAGCGAACAAAAAAATGGCCCTCACGTATAATTATTTGTGCCAATATAACACTAAATAAATTGTGATAAATATTTTTTAAAAGTTGCTTTTTAACCACGATTGTTGTTTAAACTTGTATATACTTAACTATTAATCGCCTCTAATGACCGCCGCCTTGTCTTATCCTCCCGCGGGTTACAAACCTGTTAGCTTTTCTGTTACCACCATTACCGAGCTGATGATACCTTCATACGCCAATTTTGGTGGTAAAATACACGGCGGTATATTGTTGTCACTAATGGACAAGGTTGCCTATGTATGCGCAGCCAAACATGCCGGTAACTACTGCGTAACAGCGTCTATTGATGCGGTTAATTTTTTGGCGCCGGTTGAGGTTGGCGATCTGGTGTCGCTCATTGCGTCAGTTAACTACGTTGGTAAAACATCTATGGTGGTGGGCATCAAGGTGATTTCTGAGAACGTAAAAGCCAGCGTTGTTCAACATACCAATACCAGCTATTTTACAATGGTAGCTAAGGATGATCAAAACAAGCCGGCAGAAGTGCCTGGCCTGATATTGGAGACTCAGGAGCAAGTAAGACGATTTGAGGAAGCACGCAAACGCAAGGAGCTAAAGCAGTCTTACGGCCAGGAAATGCAAAAAATAAAAGCCGAACTTGATTACGATACCTGCCGCGAAACATTGGCAGGCGAGCGATGCTGGATTAATTTATAAACTAGTTATAACGATTGACCTTTTAATTTGCTGAAAAAGCCGATAATATTTTGGTTAATGACGGCCTGCATCTTTGTATTTGGGTGCCTGTCCGTTTTTGCCGCTGCCAGTACCGAGCGGTTGGATACTGTTGCGGGCAAAAACGAGGTGGACCGTATTGTTAATCTGTCAATAAAAGAAACACTTACCAGGCCTGATTCTTCAAGAGCACTGGCCGGTCGGTCGCTAATTCTGGCCAAAAAATTGAATTACGATCTGGGCATAGGCCGTAGTTTTTTTCAGATAGGGATGACCTACTGGGCGCAGTCTGTAGTGCCAGTAAGCCAGTTTTATATGATGCTGGCCGCACCTTACTTAAAAAATGATAAAGCCTGGCTGGCCACCTGCTATCGCTGCATGGGGCGCAACTATGTAGATCTTCGGCAATATCCTCAGGCCATGCAGTACTTTAAAAAAGGACTAAAGTTGGTGGGCAATAGCCCCGAAGGAAAAGCGGAAATGTATACGGAGATTACGGTCTTGTACAGCACTTCCCGCCAGTACGATGTTTGCCTGCGTTATGTAGATACAGCTTTGACCTACAGCCGGCGCGTACACAATGATGATTTTATCAGTATTCTATATAGTCGCTTGGGGCAGGTTTACCTGGAGAAGAACAAGCTTGAAATAGCCGATAAATGGCTGGATAGTTGCCTGACTATGTCTGTTAGGTTAAAAAACACCCGGTTACATGCCATTACACTGATGGATAAGTCGCGCTTGTTTCTGATGAGAAAACAATATCAGAAAGCGGTCGACTACGCCAACAAAGGTTATCAGGTTGCTGATGAGTTAGGGTCCACACGTTTAAAGATAAGAGCTGTGGGGTTATTGGCCAGCGTTAGCGAACAGCAGGGCAATACAGCCAAAGCCTATGCATTGCAAAAGCAAGTGCTCAGCATGCGGAAGGAGATGGATAGGGAAGGCGGACAAAAAGCCATCCAGCTGGTTATTGATTACTCCATACTTAACCGTAAGCTTAACGATATTGAATCATTAAGCCGGACCAATGAGGCTAACCAAGCGAGAATTAAGTCGCAACACCGCATTATCGCATTGTTGGTAGTGTTATTGGTTACCGCCTTAATTACCTTGCTGATCACCTATTTATATTATCGGCAGAAACAAAACCTCAATAATAAGTTGAAAACTCAGCATCAGCGATTGTCTGATCAAAAGCAACTGATAGAGGCCCAGCGCGCTGATCTGGAAGAAGTAAACAGGGTTAAAAACAAGCTGCTGGCCATTATAGGGCATGATCTGCGCACACCCATTGCCAATTTAAACAGCATTACCAGTCTTTTTGCTGATGGGCATATTACTACAGACGAACTGAACAGATTAATGGTTGATATCATCCCGATTGTTCGGGGTGCGGAGCTTACGCTGGCTAATCTGACGGATTTTGCACAAAGTCAGATTAAAGGAAAAAAAGTACACGCTTCAAGAGTTGATGTTTGCCAAATTAGTAATGAGACCGAAGAAATATTCAGGCATCAACTGAAAAGGAAGGGTATCATATTTATCAATGAATGCGTGTCGGGGTGTTTTGCTACAGCAGATGCCAATCACGTTAAAGTTGTGATGCGTAACCTGATAGGTAACGCAATTAAGTTTACCGAATATAAGGGCAGGGTTAAGGTGACTTGCCAGGAAAATAAAGAGATGCTGGAGATTTGCGTAGAAGATAACGGTATTGGCATGTCGGCAGAGCACGCCTCTAAAGTGTTTAACAATAGCGAGCATATTTCTAAAGTAGGCACTATGGGTGAGAGTGGCACCGGGCTTGGCCTGATGCTGTGCAGAGAACTAATTGCTTTGAACGGCGGTGAACTGTGGGTAGAAACTCATGAAAAAGAAGGGTGTCGTTTTAGTTTCTCGTTACCGCTGGCAACCCAGCCAATCGCCTGATGTCGTTTTTTCCATTATACAAGCTTACAACCTTTATGAGTATATAGAGGCAAATGCCTCTATACGGTAAAGAAAGCGTAAATTATTTTTTATGGAATGATGGGCAATAGAAAAATTCTGTTATTTTTGAAACGGTTATTTTAATAGGGGTATTGAATAACTATCACCAAGACCGGGTCCATAGGGCCCGGTTTTATTGTTTAATTACTTTGCGGCTGTTGATACTCAAATTAAGCATTTTGCTGAGCCAGATACTCGTTAGTAATCATGAGGAATAACCGGTCATCATCTACCGATTCATCAAAGCTTTCAATCAGCAACTGATCAATTTCTCCATAATTTAATGATCCGGCCAGTATACGCAGCATACGGTAGGCGGTAATATTGATATGCTCAATCAGCTGCATGTAAAGCATCAAATCCATATCGCTTAGCAGCTCCATACCAATGCCACGACGCTCCAGCGTAAATACTTCTTTGAAAATAGACTGTACAGGTATGCAATCAGCATCAGAGGGTATGATGCCGGCTTTCTCATAAATCTCGTCCAGGCGATCCAGTTGTTTCTTTACATCATCCCAAAGCTCTTCTAAGGCTAATTGCAGATTGCGGAAAGAGGCTATATTAACCAGGCGTTCCAGCGTATCATTTAGATAGTGCTTGCCAAAATAAAGACGATTAAGGTGATGGGCAAAAAGCTGTTTCAGAGCATCAGGATCTGTTACTTGGGGGTTTGAGGCGTTTTTCATTATGAATCAGGGTAAGTTAATAGCTAAAGTTATGGTTTTTAGCATTATTATATTAAAGCCTGAAACGGAAAACGGGATGAATAGTTTTTAAAAGAATGGACGATATTATGACGCCAATTGGTCATCGCCCAGCATTAGTTTTACCAGGCGATAAATAGGATACACAAAAAACGGTGCCATTAGAATGTCCATTGTGTAATGTACATGTTGAACCAACAGCAGGCACGCTACCGTAAATACAGCTATTAAGCCCAGTATTCTATCGCCTTTTTTCTCGAGTGTAAGATATATTAGCAGCAGGGTAGTTGTATGGCCAGAAAAGAAAAGGTCTTTAGTGATGGTGGCGTGACCGTAAAAAATACCGGTAAGCGGGTCAGTCAATTGAATTAAACCGGCAGGCGGATCCAACTTTACAATACTGATGGTGAACATGCGTACTATCAGTGTAAGTGCATAGGCCCATACGTAAGTAACATACATTGATGGCCTGCGTGCCGCGCGGTAGAATGCCAGCCCGCCCATGCCCCAAATAATGGCAAAAATAACCACAGACATATTATGAGCCGGTATTTGAGCCAATACCCAGTCATTTACCTGCACGCCTTTGCGCAACTCAATATTGGCAAAAAATGATGGCAGTATGCATAACACCACAGCCAGCAATACCGAGCCGGTAATCATCTGGAAACGGCCCATGGATGAGTTCCAAACCAGCTTCCAGGTTTCTTTTAACGATATACTATTAGATCTGCTCAACGCTCAAAATCAGATTAAGGCCCGCAAAAATACGGTTTCGGCCTTAAATGTTAAATATATTTTAAATAAAGATCAATATAAAGGATGAAATTGAGATGAATGGTTTACAAAAAAATAACGCGAACTGTCAGGCCCGCGTTATTTTTTAGCTATTAGTTTAATGGTAATTGGTGAATTGCAGTAGTGGATACCTACTCACAACTCAACATTCTCAACTCACTAAAATTAGTCTTTAGTTACTTCAGCGTTAGCGTCAAGAGTTACTTCATCGCTTAACATAGCGTTGCCAAATTTAGCACCTACACCAAAGTCGCTGCGTTTAATGGTACCGGTAATTTTAAAACCGGCAGTATTTTTTTTGCTCATCTGGTTAACGTAAGTACCGCGCAGTTTAACATCCAGGGTAACTGGTTTAGTTACACCGTGCAGGGTAAGGTTACCGGTTACTTTATAAGTTTTATCGGCTACTTTTTTGAAAGATGTGCTTTTGAAGCTCATTTTTGGATATTTAGCAGCGTCAAAAAAGTCAGCGCTTTTCAGGTGGGTATCGCGTTGATCGTTATCGGTGTTAACAGAAGCTACATCAGCGTTCAGGTCAACAACAGCATCGCTAAAGTCATCTTTAGATGAGGTTACTTTTGCGCTGAATGATTTGAATGAACCTTCAACGTCTGATACCATCATGTGGGTAACAGTAAAGCCTAATTTAGAGTGAGCATTGTCTACAGTCCAGCTATTGTCGGCAGCAGGTTTAAAAGCAAACAGGGCAACAGTAGCGGCGAGAGTGATAAATTTTTTCATTGTTTTTAAATTAAATGTTTAAACATACAAATGTTGGCATAATACTTTACTCCTGCAATTGATCTATATCAAGAAATTGTCATGATTGTAAATAGGTGGAGAAATGAAGCAATCTCGTCTTACTGGTGTGCGATGACGAGAGATCTCTGAGGACAAGCTAATAGGACTTTTCGTAGAGATGCTGCGTTCCTCGGCTTGAGATATAGAATTTGGTGCCACGCCGTTTTGGCCTCCAACCGGAGTTAGTTACCCATTAAAACAAGCGTTTAATGATGCGCAGTTTGTGCGTGTACTTCTTTTGATCAGCAGCGTAAATGCCCTGATTATCTATAGTATCTATACGCACCTTGCCAGAGGCATGGATAATTTGCTCGTTATTGAGCATAATGCCTACGTGTACAATGCGGCCTTCATCATTATCAAAAAATGCCAGATCACCTAATTTGGCCTCCTGCAGAAAGTCTACTGTGTTGCCTTGCTCGGCCTGCATGTAGGCGTCGCGTTTCAGTAATATATTTTGCGTGCGCATTACTGCCTGGGTAAAGCCAGAGCAGTCAATACCAAAGTGTGTGCGGCCGCCCCACAGGTAGGGGGTGTTTAAAAATGATTTGGCGATAGCCTCAAAATCCGGTTGCTCACCAATCTCAGTCATTATTTCAAAAGCATCATCTGCAATATCAACGATGGTGCCTTTCAGAAAAGATAATGAGCTGCCGAAAGGCAGGTATACCATAGAATCATCAGTTCGTTTCCTGGCCTGAGTAACCGGGTGGATAGTAAAAGTAGCCGGGTTTTCTATGAGTGATTGATAGGAGGCCTGCTCCAGCGTTTTAAAAAGCAATTTATTTAGCCAACCCTCATAACCATCAAACGCGGTGATGACGCGGGCCCATTGCCCGTTCCATTCCATAATCTCAAATGCCTCGCCAAATAAAATTTGCGATACCTGTTCGGCGCGTTCAGAAGGCTGGGCGCGCAGGGGAGCCATTGCCAGGTTACAAATGCCGTATTCCATAGGAGATGATTTTAAGGCTTAATAAACCACTAAAATAATAAGAAACAAAAAAAGGAATGCGTTAACATTCCTTTAGTATCTAAAATGATATGCTCATTATTCGTTCATGTGCAGCCAGTCTTTTTTGGCCAGCAGCTCTTCTTCAGATTCGCGTACGTCTTCGTCGTCCACACAGCAATCTACCGGACAAACGGCAGCACACTGAGGCTCGTCGTGGAAACCCACACACTCAGTACACTTGTCTGGAACAATATAATAGATATCATCGCTCAGGGCGGCTTGTGTTTCTTCGGCATTCAGGGTGTTACCGTCGCCAAAGTCAATAACGCCGCGCAGGCCTGTTCCATCGCTAAAACGCCAAGCAGCGCCGGCATCGTAGATAGCGTTATTTGGGCACTCCGGTTCACAAGCTCCGCAGTTTATGCATTCGTCGGTGATTTTAATCGCCATTTTATAAAATATCTTAACTAGTAAATTTAACTTTGCCTTGCTAAAACAAGGATGCAAATATAACAAAAAATGCTTTTATGGGGTTATAAACCCACCATCAATATGTCAAAATTTATACCACAACAATATATTAATGCTTTTTCGGCCCTGGGCCAGCAATTGAATCACCCGGAAGGAGAGCTGCGCAGCCTCATTCAAAGCGAACATTTATACAATCCGTGGTTCACCCAACAGAGCGTTCTTGACGCGGTAATGGCCATAGGAGCCATGCTGAGCGAAGAAAATTTAGCCCAATGGCTGAGCCGTTACCCCGAAGCCGGCGCTAATCCCTCAAAAAAAGTTGGATTGATTTTGGCCGGAAATATTCCGCTGGTTGGTTTTCACGATGTGCTATGCGTACTAATTTCTGGCCATGAGGCGCTGATCAAAACCTCTGCACAAGACACTCGTTTAATTAAATATGTACTGCAGTTATTAACAGAAATTGAACCGGATTTTGCCGGCAAATATCAGTTTGTTGAGCGATTGGCCGGTTTTGAGGCCGTGATTGCTACCGGTAGCAACAATACATCGCGCTATTTTGAGTTCTATTTTGGCAAGGTGCCTCACATCATTCGGAAAAACCGTAACAGTGTTGCGTTGCTTACCGGCAATGAAACTACAGCGCAGTTGCACCAGTTAGGGAATGATATTTTTGAGTACTTCGGTTTGGGCTGCCGTAATGTATCTAAAATGATGGTGCCTGAGGGGTATGATTTTGTGCCATTTTTTGAGTCTATTGAAAGTTATAACGAAATATCAAATCACCATAAGTACCATAATAATTACGATTATAATAAATCTATCTATCTGGTAAACAAGGATAAGCATCTGGATAATGGTTTTTTACTGGTGAAAGAGGATACCGGACTAACATCGCCGTTGGCCGTTTTGCACTATGAAACTTATACAGATTTGGCAGATGCCGAACAAAAGCTGCAAGCACAAACAGACAACATACAATGCGTGGTAACCATAGCCAACGTTAACCTGAATAACCAGGTAGTGGGCTTTGGCCAGAGCCAGCACCCTGCCGTTTGGGATTATGCCGATGGTGTAGATACCATGCGGTTTTTAGCAGCGTTGTAAGCGGTTCATGGTTCATAGGTGATGGTTCATGGGCCGGTTAATTGCGGGGGATAAGACAGAAAACTATGAACTACGATCTATCAACCATGAACTATATTAATATAAATTATACCTTTGGAAATGCGGTAAATGGAGTAGTGATGGCAGATATAGAATTGCTATGAACTATGATCCATTAACCACGAACTAACAATGTACATCATTAAAGTAAAAGGCGTTGCCAAGATACCCGATTACGTGCAGCTGCGCGACGAGCAGTTTACGCTGCTGGCTTATTTTAGGGTAGACAGGCCCGAGAAATCGCTGGATAAAATTGGTTTGAGCGATAAAGCCGATTATATTATGAACCTGATCAAAGAGCTGCCATTCGGGCAGATCATGAAACTTGAATTGTAACGGAAAATGATAGGAAATACCATTATAAAGCTGGAAGGTGTAGACGTTTTTCAACAGAAGCACCTGGTACTCTCAAACGTTAACCTGCATATTGATAAAGGCGATTTTGTATGGCTCATCGGTCAAACCGGTTCGGGTAAAAGTAGCTTGCTGAAAGTGATTTACGGCGATGTTGCCATTACTGGTGGTGAAGGCCATGCCGGCGGTTACGATTTGAAAAAGCTGGCTGTTAAAGATGTACCTTTTCTGCGCCGTAAGCTGGGTATTGTTTTCCAGGATTTCCAATTATTGACCGACCGTTCTATTGAAGATAACCTGCGCTTTGTAATGCGCGCAACCGGCTGGACCGACAAAAACCTGATCACCGAGCGTACGCTTGATGTGCTGGAGAAAGTTGGTTTGCGCTCTAAAGTGAAAAAAATGCCGCATGAGCTATCAGGTGGCGAGCAACAGCGCGTGGTAATTGCCCGCGCACTGATTAACGACCCGGAAATCATCCTGGCCGATGAACCTACCGGTAACCTTGACCCCGATACGTCTGAAGAGATTGTAATGCTGTTGAAACAGATCAGTCAGTCAGGCACCGCTGTGTTGATTGCTACGCATGATTATCATATCATCCGCGCTTTCCCATCACGTATCATCAAATGCGAGGCAGGTAAGGTGATTGAGGATGCGGAGCTGTAAGTTTTAGTGAGTGGTGAATAATGCGTGGTTGGCTACGGTCAATTCTTGCCTTTTTGTTCCTGAGTTTTTCTTGTAGCAATCGTTCATCATAAACCCGGGTGCAGCGGAAACCCCGCAACGTGGGTTGATGGTGCGGCGGGCAGGTGAGGAGTTGGAGCGGAAGACGGGGCTGTGGTGGCCGAAATATGATAAACGCTCGTTTTCAAGATACTCTATTTTATCTCAAAATAAATTACCGGCTAAAGCCTATAACTGAGAAAGAACTGTCAGTTCAAAAACTGACACCTGCCAACTATTACTGTCACTGCTACTTAAAACTGCCACCCTGACGTACCAAACTTAAATGGCAAGCTTATTGATTTGCACTATGCGATCATCATTTGATAAAAATTATGTTCAAGAAAAAGAAAAATCACGATAACAATACACCAGAAAATAAAGACAACGTGGCAGAGGAAACAAAGTTAGCAGGTGAAGAAACACCACAAACCGAAGAAAATGCGCAGGAACAGGCTGCTGCCGAGCAACCAGAACTTTCTGCAGAAGATAAATTGAAGGAAGAACTGGCACAGGCAAATGATAAATATCTGCGTCTGTATGCCGAGTTTGATAACTTCCGTCGCCGTACTACTAAGGAGCGCGTAGAGTTGTTGCAGACTGCAGGTAAAGAGGTGATTGTGTCTTTATTGCCGGTGCTGGACGATTTTGAGCGTGCCATCAAATCTATGGAAACAGCTACAGATCTTACCGCCATTAAAGAAGGTGTGATGCTGGTACAAAACAAGGTAAAAAGCATTTTAGGCAGCAAAGGCTTGAAAGAGATGGACGCCCGCGGCGCCGCTTTTGATGCCGACCTGCACGAGGCTATTACCAACATCCCGGCTCCGCTGGATGAGCTGAAAGGCAAAGTGGTTGACGAGCTGGAAAAAGGCTACTATCTGAATGATAAGGTGGTGCGTTTTGCCAAAGTAGTGGTAGGTGCGTAATTTAAGGAGTGAATGAGTGAGTTTTGAATGAGTGAATATGATACTCATTACTGCTCACTCGTTTGGTTTGAAATATTTAGAAATATTCGGTGATGGTGCTTTTTGAAAATGGTATTCGCTCATTCAAAACTCACTCATTCACTCATTCACAATAAGAAATGTCAAAAAGAGATTATTATGACGTGCTGGGTGTAGCCCGAGGCTCCAGCGCTGAAGATATTAAGAAAGCCTATCGTAAACTGGCGATCAAATATCACCCCGATAAAAACCCGGGCGACAAACAGGCCGAAGAGAACTTTAAAGAGGCTGCCGAAGCTTACGAGGTGCTGAGCAATCAGGATAAGCGTCAGCGTTATGATCAGTTTGGTCATGCAGCCAATGCTGGTTCTGCCGCAGGTGCCGGTGGTTATGGCGGTGGCATGAATATGGAAGACATCTTCAGCCAGTTTGGTGATATTTTTGGCGGCAGCAATCCGTTTGAAGGTTTCTTCGGTGGCGGCGGTAGGCAACAGGGCGGCGGCAGACGTGTGGTGCGTGGCAATGACCTGCGCATTAAAGTACGCCTGACGCTGGAAGAAATTGCCAACGGCGTTGAAAAGAAAATAAAGGTAAACAAGCAGGTCATCTGTAAAACCTGTGATGGCTCGGGCGCCAAAGATCAATCGGCTTTCCAAACCTGTAAAACCTGTGGCGGCAGCGGTGCAGTGCGCAGAGTAACCAACACCATACTGGGCCAGATGCAAACTACCAGCACTTGTCCTACTTGTAATGGAGAGGGTACAGTAATCACTTCAAAATGTAACGTTTGTCATGGTGATGGCGTGGTGCGTGGCGAAGAAACTATCAGCATCAACATCCCTGCCGGCGTAAGCGAAGGCATGCAGCTGAGCATGAGTGGCAAAGGTAACGCAGCCCCTCGCGGCGGTATCCCTGGCAATCTGATTATTCTGGTTGAAGAGATTCCGCATGAAACGTTGAAACGCGATGGTAACAACGTAATCTATGATATGCACATCAGTTTTATAGATGCGGCCTTAGGTACCAGCATTGAAGTGCCAACCATTGACGGCAAGGCCAAAATTAAAATTGAGCCGGGCACGCAAGGTGGTCGCATCCTGCGCCTGAAAGGCAAAGGTGTGCCAGAAGTAAACAGCTACCACCGTGGCGATCAACTGGTGCACATCAATATCTGGACACCAAAAGCACTGAACCGCGAAGAGCGCGAATTGCTGGAGAAACTGGCTAACTCGCCAAATTTCAAGCCTAACCCAGGTAAGAATGAAAAGAGTTTCTTTGAACGGATGAAAGAGTATTTTGAGTAATACCCCTCCCGACCTCCCCGAAAGGGAGGAGAGTTGAAATATAAAAACATCAAAGGCCGCGTTAGCGGCCTTTGATGTTTTATATGTTATGTCGTGCCGAACTTGTTTCGGCATCCCACGTGCTAAGTGGTCGTGTGCAACTTAGCCTATGGGGTCCCGAAACAAGTTCGGGATGACTTAGGAAGAGATTTGTTAAATCCCGGTCCCCCACACCATAATGTTCTTATCATCACCCGTACTAATCAACTGATCATCATTCCAAACCAGTTTATTAACCGATAGTACATGGGCCGGATAACCTTTCTCGCGACTGATGATCTTCCGCA
This region of Mucilaginibacter yixingensis genomic DNA includes:
- a CDS encoding acyl-CoA thioesterase encodes the protein MTAALSYPPAGYKPVSFSVTTITELMIPSYANFGGKIHGGILLSLMDKVAYVCAAKHAGNYCVTASIDAVNFLAPVEVGDLVSLIASVNYVGKTSMVVGIKVISENVKASVVQHTNTSYFTMVAKDDQNKPAEVPGLILETQEQVRRFEEARKRKELKQSYGQEMQKIKAELDYDTCRETLAGERCWINL
- a CDS encoding sensor histidine kinase KdpD gives rise to the protein MTACIFVFGCLSVFAAASTERLDTVAGKNEVDRIVNLSIKETLTRPDSSRALAGRSLILAKKLNYDLGIGRSFFQIGMTYWAQSVVPVSQFYMMLAAPYLKNDKAWLATCYRCMGRNYVDLRQYPQAMQYFKKGLKLVGNSPEGKAEMYTEITVLYSTSRQYDVCLRYVDTALTYSRRVHNDDFISILYSRLGQVYLEKNKLEIADKWLDSCLTMSVRLKNTRLHAITLMDKSRLFLMRKQYQKAVDYANKGYQVADELGSTRLKIRAVGLLASVSEQQGNTAKAYALQKQVLSMRKEMDREGGQKAIQLVIDYSILNRKLNDIESLSRTNEANQARIKSQHRIIALLVVLLVTALITLLITYLYYRQKQNLNNKLKTQHQRLSDQKQLIEAQRADLEEVNRVKNKLLAIIGHDLRTPIANLNSITSLFADGHITTDELNRLMVDIIPIVRGAELTLANLTDFAQSQIKGKKVHASRVDVCQISNETEEIFRHQLKRKGIIFINECVSGCFATADANHVKVVMRNLIGNAIKFTEYKGRVKVTCQENKEMLEICVEDNGIGMSAEHASKVFNNSEHISKVGTMGESGTGLGLMLCRELIALNGGELWVETHEKEGCRFSFSLPLATQPIA
- a CDS encoding DUF892 family protein; translation: MKNASNPQVTDPDALKQLFAHHLNRLYFGKHYLNDTLERLVNIASFRNLQLALEELWDDVKKQLDRLDEIYEKAGIIPSDADCIPVQSIFKEVFTLERRGIGMELLSDMDLMLYMQLIEHINITAYRMLRILAGSLNYGEIDQLLIESFDESVDDDRLFLMITNEYLAQQNA
- a CDS encoding phosphatase PAP2-related protein, yielding MSRSNSISLKETWKLVWNSSMGRFQMITGSVLLAVVLCILPSFFANIELRKGVQVNDWVLAQIPAHNMSVVIFAIIWGMGGLAFYRAARRPSMYVTYVWAYALTLIVRMFTISIVKLDPPAGLIQLTDPLTGIFYGHATITKDLFFSGHTTTLLLIYLTLEKKGDRILGLIAVFTVACLLLVQHVHYTMDILMAPFFVYPIYRLVKLMLGDDQLAS
- a CDS encoding YceI family protein — protein: MKKFITLAATVALFAFKPAADNSWTVDNAHSKLGFTVTHMMVSDVEGSFKSFSAKVTSSKDDFSDAVVDLNADVASVNTDNDQRDTHLKSADFFDAAKYPKMSFKSTSFKKVADKTYKVTGNLTLHGVTKPVTLDVKLRGTYVNQMSKKNTAGFKITGTIKRSDFGVGAKFGNAMLSDEVTLDANAEVTKD
- a CDS encoding C40 family peptidase, with the translated sequence MEYGICNLAMAPLRAQPSERAEQVSQILFGEAFEIMEWNGQWARVITAFDGYEGWLNKLLFKTLEQASYQSLIENPATFTIHPVTQARKRTDDSMVYLPFGSSLSFLKGTIVDIADDAFEIMTEIGEQPDFEAIAKSFLNTPYLWGGRTHFGIDCSGFTQAVMRTQNILLKRDAYMQAEQGNTVDFLQEAKLGDLAFFDNDEGRIVHVGIMLNNEQIIHASGKVRIDTIDNQGIYAADQKKYTHKLRIIKRLF
- a CDS encoding 4Fe-4S dicluster domain-containing protein, which gives rise to MAIKITDECINCGACEPECPNNAIYDAGAAWRFSDGTGLRGVIDFGDGNTLNAEETQAALSDDIYYIVPDKCTECVGFHDEPQCAAVCPVDCCVDDEDVRESEEELLAKKDWLHMNE
- a CDS encoding acyl-CoA reductase; translated protein: MSKFIPQQYINAFSALGQQLNHPEGELRSLIQSEHLYNPWFTQQSVLDAVMAIGAMLSEENLAQWLSRYPEAGANPSKKVGLILAGNIPLVGFHDVLCVLISGHEALIKTSAQDTRLIKYVLQLLTEIEPDFAGKYQFVERLAGFEAVIATGSNNTSRYFEFYFGKVPHIIRKNRNSVALLTGNETTAQLHQLGNDIFEYFGLGCRNVSKMMVPEGYDFVPFFESIESYNEISNHHKYHNNYDYNKSIYLVNKDKHLDNGFLLVKEDTGLTSPLAVLHYETYTDLADAEQKLQAQTDNIQCVVTIANVNLNNQVVGFGQSQHPAVWDYADGVDTMRFLAAL
- a CDS encoding fructose-6-phosphate aldolase, whose amino-acid sequence is MYIIKVKGVAKIPDYVQLRDEQFTLLAYFRVDRPEKSLDKIGLSDKADYIMNLIKELPFGQIMKLEL
- a CDS encoding cell division ATP-binding protein FtsE, which codes for MIGNTIIKLEGVDVFQQKHLVLSNVNLHIDKGDFVWLIGQTGSGKSSLLKVIYGDVAITGGEGHAGGYDLKKLAVKDVPFLRRKLGIVFQDFQLLTDRSIEDNLRFVMRATGWTDKNLITERTLDVLEKVGLRSKVKKMPHELSGGEQQRVVIARALINDPEIILADEPTGNLDPDTSEEIVMLLKQISQSGTAVLIATHDYHIIRAFPSRIIKCEAGKVIEDAEL
- a CDS encoding nucleotide exchange factor GrpE → MFKKKKNHDNNTPENKDNVAEETKLAGEETPQTEENAQEQAAAEQPELSAEDKLKEELAQANDKYLRLYAEFDNFRRRTTKERVELLQTAGKEVIVSLLPVLDDFERAIKSMETATDLTAIKEGVMLVQNKVKSILGSKGLKEMDARGAAFDADLHEAITNIPAPLDELKGKVVDELEKGYYLNDKVVRFAKVVVGA
- the dnaJ gene encoding molecular chaperone DnaJ — protein: MSKRDYYDVLGVARGSSAEDIKKAYRKLAIKYHPDKNPGDKQAEENFKEAAEAYEVLSNQDKRQRYDQFGHAANAGSAAGAGGYGGGMNMEDIFSQFGDIFGGSNPFEGFFGGGGRQQGGGRRVVRGNDLRIKVRLTLEEIANGVEKKIKVNKQVICKTCDGSGAKDQSAFQTCKTCGGSGAVRRVTNTILGQMQTTSTCPTCNGEGTVITSKCNVCHGDGVVRGEETISINIPAGVSEGMQLSMSGKGNAAPRGGIPGNLIILVEEIPHETLKRDGNNVIYDMHISFIDAALGTSIEVPTIDGKAKIKIEPGTQGGRILRLKGKGVPEVNSYHRGDQLVHINIWTPKALNREERELLEKLANSPNFKPNPGKNEKSFFERMKEYFE